The Bubalus bubalis isolate 160015118507 breed Murrah chromosome 18, NDDB_SH_1, whole genome shotgun sequence genome contains a region encoding:
- the MAP4K1 gene encoding mitogen-activated protein kinase kinase kinase kinase 1 isoform X1, producing MDLVDPDIFNRDPRDHYDLLQRLGGGTYGEVFKAREKVTGDLVALKMVKMEPDDDVSTLQKEILILKTCRHANIVAYHGSYLWLQKLWICMEFCGAGSLQDIYQVTGSLSELQISYVCREVLQGLAYLHSQKKIHRDIKGANILINDAGEVKLADFGISAQIGATLARRLSFIGTPYWMAPEVAAVALKGGYNELCDIWSLGITAIELAELQPPLFDVHPLRVLFLMTKSGYQPPRLKDKGKWSAAFHNFVKVTLTKSPKKRPSATKMLTHQLVSQPGLNRGLILDLLDKLRNPGKGAPVGEIEDEDPELPPAIPRRIRSTHRASSLGIPDADCCRRHMEFRKLRGMESRPPVDTALLQPPEDFKSSSPRRNLSESDDDYDDVDIPAPAEDTPPPLPPKPKFRSPSDEGPGGTGDDGQLSPGVLVRCASGPPPRTPHLGPPPATRSPHLTAHSEPSLWNPAPREPDQPPLLPPKKEKMKRKGCALLVKLFNGCPLRIHSTAAWTHPSTKDQHLLLGAEEGIFILNRNDQEATLEMLFSGRTTWVYSINNVLMSLSGKTPYLYSHSILGLLERKEGRAGSPIAHISPHRLLARKNIVSTKIPDTKGCRACCVAEGTSSGGPFLCGALETSVVLLQWYQPMNKFLLVRQVLFPLPTPLPVFALLTGPGSELPSVCIGVSPGRPAKSVLFHTVRFGALSCWLGEMSTAEHKGPVQVTQVEEDKVMVLMDGSLKLVTPEGAPVRGLRTPEIPMTEAVEAVAMVGGRLQAFWKHGVQVWALGSDQLLQELRDPTLTFRLLGSPRPVVVETRPADDPTAPSNLYIQE from the exons ATGGACCTCGTAGACCCTGACATCTTTAACAGGGACCCCCGGGACCACTATGACCTGCTGCAGCGGCTGGGTGGCGGCACCTATGGGGAAGTTTTCAAG GCTCGAGAGAAGGTGACAGGGGACCTGGTGGCACTGAAGATGGTGAAGATGGAGCCTG ACGATGATGTTTCCACCCTTCAGAAGGAAATCCTCATCTTGAAAACTTGTCGGCACGCCAACATCGTGGCCTACCATGGGAGTTATCTCTG GCTGCAGAAACTCTGGATCTGCATGGAATTCTGTGGGGCTGGTTCTCTCCAGGACATCTACCAAG TGACAGGCTCCCTGTCGGAGCTCCAGATCAGCTACGTCTGCCGGGAAGTGCTCCAG ggaCTGGCCTATCTGCACTCACAGAAGAAGATCCACCGGGACATCAAG ggAGCCAACATCCTCATCAACGATGCTGGGGAGGTCAAACTGG CTGACTTTGGTATCTCGGCCCAGATCGGGGCAACGCTAGCTCGACGCCTCTCTTTCATTGGGACGCCCTACTG GATGGCTCCGGAAGTGGCGGCCGTGGCCCTGAAGGGGGGATACAATGAACTGTGTGATATCTGGTCCCTGGGCATCACAGCCATCGAATTAGCCGAGCTACAGCCACCACTCTTTGACGTGCACCCTCTCAG GGTTCTCTTCCTCATGACCAAGAGTGGCTACCAGCCGCCCAGGCTAAAGGATAAAGGCAAATG GTCGGCTGCTTTCCACAACTTCGTCAAAGTCACCCTCACTAAGAGCCCCAAGAAGCGACCCAGTGCCACCAAGATGCTCACT catCAACTGGTATCCCAGCCTGGGCTCAACAGGGGCCTGATCCTAGATCTTCTGGACAAACTGAGGAACCCCGGGAAGGGGGCCCCTGTGGGCGAGATTGAAGATGAAGACCCTGAG CTCCCCCCGGCCATCCCTCGGCGGATCCGATCCACCCATCGGGCCAGCTCTCTGGGGATCCCAGATGCAGATTGCTGTC GGCGGCACATGGAGTTCAGGAAGCTCAGAGGCATGGAGTCCAGGCCCCCGGTGGACACG GCTCTCCTACAGCCCCCTGAAGACTTCAAGAGCAGCAGTCCTAG GAGGAACCTATCAGAGTCTGATGATGACTATGACGACGTGGACAT CCCTGCCCCTGCAGAAGACACACCTCCTCCACTGCCCCCCAAG CCCAAGTTCCGTTCTCCATCAGATGAGGGTCCCGGGGGGACTGGGGATGATGGCCAGCTGAGCCCGGGGGTGCTGGTCCGCTGTGCCAGTGGGCCTCCCCCACGAACCCCCCATCTCGGGCCTCCCCCAGCCACCCGAAGCCCCCACCTCACTGCCCACTCAG AACCCTCACTCTGGAACCCAGCCCCTCGAGAGCCTGACCAGCCCCCACTGTTGCCCCCCaagaaggaaaagatgaagagaaag GGATGTGCCCTTCTCGTCAAGTTGTTCAATGGCTGCCCCCTCCGGATCCACAGCACGGCGGCCTGGACGCACCCCTCCACCAAGG ACCAGCACCTGCTCCTGGGGGCTGAGGAAGGCATTTTTATCCTGAACCGAAATGACCAGGAGGCTACGCTGGAGATG CTATTTTCTGGCCGGACTACCTGGGTGTACTCCATCAACAATGTCCTCATGTCTCTCTCAG GAAAGACCCCCTACCTGTATTCTCATAGCATCCTGGGCCTGCTGGAACGGAAAGAGGGCAGAGCAGGAAGCCCCATCGCTCACATTAGCCCCCACCGGCTACTGGCAAG GAAGAACATAGTCTCCACTAAGATCCCAGACACCAAAGGCTGCCGGGCGTGCTGTGTGG CGGAGGGCACCAGCTCCGGAGGCCCGTTCCTGTGTGGGGCTTTGGAGACATCCGTGGTCCTGCTTCAGTGGTACCAGCCCATGAACAAGTTCCTGCTGGTCCGG CAGGTGCTGTTCCCGCTCCCTACGCCTCTGCCGGTGTTTGCACTGCTGACCGGGCCAGGCTCCGAGCTGCCCTCAGTGTGCATCGGCGTGAGCCCCGGAAGGCCGGCGAAGTCGGTGCTCTTCCACACCGTGCGCTTCGGTGCGCTCTCCTGCTGGCTGGGCGAGATGAGCACGG CAGAGCACAAGGGACCAGTACAGGTGACTCAGGTCGAGGAAGACAAGGTGATGGTGTTGATGGATG GGTCCCTGAAGCTGGTAACCCCAGAGGGGGCCCCTGTCCGGGGGCTTCGAACTCCAGAGATCCCCATGACTGAAGCAGTGGAGGCCGTGG CTATGGTCGGGGGTCGGCTCCAGGCCTTCTGGAAGCATGGAGTGCAGGTGTGGGCTCTAGGCTCGGACCAG CTGCTGCAGGAGCTCAGagaccccaccctcaccttccgTCTGCTTGGCTCCCCCAG gcCTGTGGTGGTGGAGACGCGCCCAGCAGACGATCCCACTGCCCCCAGCAACCTCTACATCCAGGAATGA